A stretch of Hypomesus transpacificus isolate Combined female chromosome 7, fHypTra1, whole genome shotgun sequence DNA encodes these proteins:
- the cnot4b gene encoding CCR4-NOT transcription complex subunit 4 isoform X2, with translation MSRSPEFKDDPTECPLCMEPLEIDDVNFFPCTCGYQICRFCWHRIRTDENGLCPACRKPYPEDPAVYKPLSQEELQRIKTEKKQKQNEKKQKVTENRKHLASVRVVQRNLVFVVGLSQRLADPEVLKRPEYFGKFGKIHKVVINNSTSYAGSQGPSASAYVTYIRSEDALRAIQCVNNVVVDGRTLKASLGTTKYCSYFLKSMQCPKPDCMYLHELGDEAASFTKEEMQAGKHQEYEQKLLQDLYKMNPSFLHTSATGGDKPKGKPSSLQRSNSNNKDAWPSLQPTGKTANGLSSEHRKSPQLDGGSDSEHMTPDGPDSDLGLGPAAALSPFSSNCDPASPSDKLPDIISIGNGETSQLLPGSDSPSPPPGFTKPSLVVPLSVAGITARSPFEGAAAESQSLFSDNSNFRHPNPMPSSLGGFHSSPQNNSDWPTAPEPHSLFTSDTIPVSSSTDWQAAFGFGSSKQQQDDDLGFDPFDITRKALADLIEKELSVQDSFSSPLSPGPLHPSPHHHHHGFSLPAKAGLGPPGGFPPPNHLLSNTGLPNHFSQHQSHPHRQFYSSFSFPGHPSSSSSSSSSSSCASRHPWMGMAAVSAPSRHNFAHLNPAATGSGSRSFLDLSMLPQHHSTGLGGVPITGIPASAGNSLDSLQDDSPPHWLQSLQALTEMDAPPSSAVPPQPPHSGPFGSQVPLHRGGWAPYPPPATANPAGQFHSPPPGFQTAFRPPVQTQTDLLQSAAMDRH, from the exons CCGTACCCGGAGGACCCGGCGGTGTACAAGCCCCTGTCCCAGGAGGAGCTCCAGAGGATCAAGACGGAGAAGAAGCAGAAGCAGAACGAGAAGAAGCAGAAGGTGACGGAGAACCGCAAGCACCTGGCCAGCGTCCGCGTGGTCCAGAGGAACCTGGTGTTCGTGGTGGGGCTGTCGCAGAGGCTGGCCGACCCCGAG GTTCTAAAGAGGCCAGAGTATTTTGGGAAGTTTGGCAAGATCCACAAGGTGGTCATCAACAACAGCACGTCCTACGCAGGCTCACAG GGTCCTAGTGCCAGCGCATATGTGACTTACATTCGGTCGGAAGACGCCCTCAGAGCAATCCAGTGCGTCAACAACGTAGTCGTCGACGGCAGGACGCTCAAG gcttCTTTAGGAACCACAAAGTACTGCAGTTACTTCCTGAAGAGCATGCAGTGTCCTAAACCGGATTGCATGTATCTCCACGAGCTCGGCGACGAGGCGGCGAGCTTCACGAAAGAAGAGATGCAG GCAGGGAAGCACCAGGAGTATGAGCAGAAGCTGCTGCAGGATCTATACAAGATGAACCCCTCCTTTCTACACACCTCGGCCACAGGGGGGGACAAACCAAAGGGGAAGCCCAGCTCTTTACAAAG GTCCAACAGTAACAACAAAGACGCCTGGCCGTCGTTACAACCCACAGGGAAGACGGCCAACGGGCTGTCGTCAGAGCACAGGAAGTCCCCGCAGTTAGACGGCGGCTCCGACTCCGAACACATGACCCCAGACGGGCCCGACTCggacctgggcctgggccccgcggccgctctctcccccttctcctccaacTGTGACCCCGCCAG ccCTAGCGACAAACTGCCAGACATCATCAGTATAGGCAACGGAGAAACCTCGCAGCTG ctcccGGGCAGCGACTCCCCATCGCCCCCTCCCGGTTTCACCAAGCCCAGCCTGGTGGTGCCCCTCAGCGTAGCAGGCATCACGGCCCGATCGCCCTTCGAGGGCGCCGCCGCAGAGTCCCAGTCGCTGTTCTCAGACAACAGCAACTTCCGGCACCCCAACCCCATGCCCAGCAGCCTGGGCGGCTTCCACAGCTCCCCTCAGAACAACTCGGACTGGCCCACGGCGCCAGAACCACATAGCCTCTTCACCTCAG ATACCATCCCAGTATCTTCCTCCACAGACTGGCAGGCGGCCTTCGGCTTCGGCTCGTCCAAACAGCAGCAGGACGACGACCTCGGCTTCGACCCGTTCGACATCACCCGCAAAGCCCTGGCCGACCTCATCGAGAAGGAACTCTCCGTGCAGGACAGCTTCTCCTCGCCCCTGTCGCccggccccctccaccccagcccccaccaccaccaccacggctTCTCGCTCCCCGCCAAGGCGGGCCTCGGCCCCCCCGggggcttccccccccccaaccacctcCTCTCCAACACGGGCCTCCCCAACCACTTCTCCCAGCACCAGAGCCACCCCCACCGCCAGTTCTACAGCTCTTTCAGCTTCCCCGGGcacccgtcctcctcctcgtcctcctcctcgtcctcctcctgcgCCTCCCGCCACCCGTGGATGGGCATGGCGGCCGTGTCGGCGCCGTCGCGCCACAACTTCGCCCACTTGAACCCCGCCGCCACGGGCTCCGGCTCGCGCAGCTTCCTGGACTTGAGCATGCTGCCGCAGCACCACAGCACGGGCCTCGGAGGCGTCCCCATCacag GTATCCCGGCCTCGGCAGGCAACAGCCTGGACTCTCTCCAGGACGACAGCCCCCCCCACTGGCTCCAGTCCCTGCAGGCCCTCACAGAGATGGACGCCCCCCCCAGCTCCGCGGTGCCCCCGCAGCCCCCACACAGCGGCCCGTTCGGGAGCCAGGTCCCCCTCCACAGAGGCGGCTGGGCGCCCTACCCGCCCCCCGCCACGGCCAACCCCGCCGGCCAGTTCCACTCCCCCCCGCCAGGCTTCCAGACAGCCTTCAGACCCCCGGTCCAGACCCAAACAGACCTGCTACAGAGTGCAGCCATGGATCGTCACTAG
- the cnot4b gene encoding CCR4-NOT transcription complex subunit 4 isoform X1, whose amino-acid sequence MSRSPEFKDDPTECPLCMEPLEIDDVNFFPCTCGYQICRFCWHRIRTDENGLCPACRKPYPEDPAVYKPLSQEELQRIKTEKKQKQNEKKQKVTENRKHLASVRVVQRNLVFVVGLSQRLADPEVLKRPEYFGKFGKIHKVVINNSTSYAGSQGPSASAYVTYIRSEDALRAIQCVNNVVVDGRTLKASLGTTKYCSYFLKSMQCPKPDCMYLHELGDEAASFTKEEMQAGKHQEYEQKLLQDLYKMNPSFLHTSATGGDKPKGKPSSLQRSNSNNKDAWPSLQPTGKTANGLSSEHRKSPQLDGGSDSEHMTPDGPDSDLGLGPAAALSPFSSNCDPASPSDKLPDIISIGNGETSQLLPGSDSPSPPPGFTKPSLVVPLSVAGITARSPFEGAAAESQSLFSDNSNFRHPNPMPSSLGGFHSSPQNNSDWPTAPEPHSLFTSDTIPVSSSTDWQAAFGFGSSKQQQDDDLGFDPFDITRKALADLIEKELSVQDSFSSPLSPGPLHPSPHHHHHGFSLPAKAGLGPPGGFPPPNHLLSNTGLPNHFSQHQSHPHRQFYSSFSFPGHPSSSSSSSSSSSCASRHPWMGMAAVSAPSRHNFAHLNPAATGSGSRSFLDLSMLPQHHSTGLGGVPITEHSGAGEGIKVKEWQDGLRALLPNININFGGLPGSSPSSSSSSSSSSSVNHTGAPAGSRGGVSHSLSWDGTASWMDPAIITGIPASAGNSLDSLQDDSPPHWLQSLQALTEMDAPPSSAVPPQPPHSGPFGSQVPLHRGGWAPYPPPATANPAGQFHSPPPGFQTAFRPPVQTQTDLLQSAAMDRH is encoded by the exons CCGTACCCGGAGGACCCGGCGGTGTACAAGCCCCTGTCCCAGGAGGAGCTCCAGAGGATCAAGACGGAGAAGAAGCAGAAGCAGAACGAGAAGAAGCAGAAGGTGACGGAGAACCGCAAGCACCTGGCCAGCGTCCGCGTGGTCCAGAGGAACCTGGTGTTCGTGGTGGGGCTGTCGCAGAGGCTGGCCGACCCCGAG GTTCTAAAGAGGCCAGAGTATTTTGGGAAGTTTGGCAAGATCCACAAGGTGGTCATCAACAACAGCACGTCCTACGCAGGCTCACAG GGTCCTAGTGCCAGCGCATATGTGACTTACATTCGGTCGGAAGACGCCCTCAGAGCAATCCAGTGCGTCAACAACGTAGTCGTCGACGGCAGGACGCTCAAG gcttCTTTAGGAACCACAAAGTACTGCAGTTACTTCCTGAAGAGCATGCAGTGTCCTAAACCGGATTGCATGTATCTCCACGAGCTCGGCGACGAGGCGGCGAGCTTCACGAAAGAAGAGATGCAG GCAGGGAAGCACCAGGAGTATGAGCAGAAGCTGCTGCAGGATCTATACAAGATGAACCCCTCCTTTCTACACACCTCGGCCACAGGGGGGGACAAACCAAAGGGGAAGCCCAGCTCTTTACAAAG GTCCAACAGTAACAACAAAGACGCCTGGCCGTCGTTACAACCCACAGGGAAGACGGCCAACGGGCTGTCGTCAGAGCACAGGAAGTCCCCGCAGTTAGACGGCGGCTCCGACTCCGAACACATGACCCCAGACGGGCCCGACTCggacctgggcctgggccccgcggccgctctctcccccttctcctccaacTGTGACCCCGCCAG ccCTAGCGACAAACTGCCAGACATCATCAGTATAGGCAACGGAGAAACCTCGCAGCTG ctcccGGGCAGCGACTCCCCATCGCCCCCTCCCGGTTTCACCAAGCCCAGCCTGGTGGTGCCCCTCAGCGTAGCAGGCATCACGGCCCGATCGCCCTTCGAGGGCGCCGCCGCAGAGTCCCAGTCGCTGTTCTCAGACAACAGCAACTTCCGGCACCCCAACCCCATGCCCAGCAGCCTGGGCGGCTTCCACAGCTCCCCTCAGAACAACTCGGACTGGCCCACGGCGCCAGAACCACATAGCCTCTTCACCTCAG ATACCATCCCAGTATCTTCCTCCACAGACTGGCAGGCGGCCTTCGGCTTCGGCTCGTCCAAACAGCAGCAGGACGACGACCTCGGCTTCGACCCGTTCGACATCACCCGCAAAGCCCTGGCCGACCTCATCGAGAAGGAACTCTCCGTGCAGGACAGCTTCTCCTCGCCCCTGTCGCccggccccctccaccccagcccccaccaccaccaccacggctTCTCGCTCCCCGCCAAGGCGGGCCTCGGCCCCCCCGggggcttccccccccccaaccacctcCTCTCCAACACGGGCCTCCCCAACCACTTCTCCCAGCACCAGAGCCACCCCCACCGCCAGTTCTACAGCTCTTTCAGCTTCCCCGGGcacccgtcctcctcctcgtcctcctcctcgtcctcctcctgcgCCTCCCGCCACCCGTGGATGGGCATGGCGGCCGTGTCGGCGCCGTCGCGCCACAACTTCGCCCACTTGAACCCCGCCGCCACGGGCTCCGGCTCGCGCAGCTTCCTGGACTTGAGCATGCTGCCGCAGCACCACAGCACGGGCCTCGGAGGCGTCCCCATCacag AACACAGCGGGGCGGGAGAGGGTATAAAGGTGAAAGAGTGGCAGGACGGCCTTAGGGCGCTCCTGCCCAACATCAACATCAACTTTGGGGGGCTGCCCGGCTCCTCGCCgtcgtcctcctcttcgtcctcctcctcgtccagcGTTAACCACACGGGGGCGCCGGCGGGCTCCAGGGGGGGCGTCTCCCATAGCCTTAGCTGGGATGGGACGGCCAGCTGGATGGACCCAGCCATCATCACAG GTATCCCGGCCTCGGCAGGCAACAGCCTGGACTCTCTCCAGGACGACAGCCCCCCCCACTGGCTCCAGTCCCTGCAGGCCCTCACAGAGATGGACGCCCCCCCCAGCTCCGCGGTGCCCCCGCAGCCCCCACACAGCGGCCCGTTCGGGAGCCAGGTCCCCCTCCACAGAGGCGGCTGGGCGCCCTACCCGCCCCCCGCCACGGCCAACCCCGCCGGCCAGTTCCACTCCCCCCCGCCAGGCTTCCAGACAGCCTTCAGACCCCCGGTCCAGACCCAAACAGACCTGCTACAGAGTGCAGCCATGGATCGTCACTAG